One Dethiosulfovibrio faecalis DNA window includes the following coding sequences:
- a CDS encoding dicarboxylate/amino acid:cation symporter yields MKKNGGVTLIVVLMAAIGIGAFFGLHAGEKTMRTVVAIRGLLAQIIFFTIPLVIFGFIAPAITSLKEKASAMLGTMLIMAYLSAVGAAAFAAIAGYSIIPHLDIPTQIEGLKVLPKAIFSIDIPPIMPVMTALVLAILTGVATIWGDAKNIEKILYEFQSMVLSIVKKIVIPLLPFFVAATFAQMAYTGRLTQQFPVFFKVILIVLLGHFIWLFFLYALSGMVSRKNPWEVIKHYGPVYLTAVGTMSSAATLPVTLSCARKSKVLPQEVTDFAIPLGSTVHLCGSVLTETFFCMTISKMLYGTMPTPETLTLFILLFGIFAVGAPGVPGGTVMASLAIVQSVLGFDADGVGLLLGIFALQDSFGTACNILGDGALALMLRGLFYDSDGNARKKELKNEELAPSA; encoded by the coding sequence GTGAAGAAAAACGGCGGTGTAACTCTCATAGTGGTCCTTATGGCCGCTATAGGTATTGGGGCTTTTTTCGGCCTACATGCGGGAGAAAAAACGATGAGAACCGTGGTGGCAATCAGAGGGTTACTGGCACAGATAATCTTCTTTACCATCCCTCTGGTCATTTTCGGATTCATAGCTCCCGCCATAACATCTCTTAAGGAAAAAGCCAGTGCTATGTTGGGCACCATGTTGATCATGGCGTATCTATCCGCCGTTGGAGCGGCGGCTTTTGCGGCCATAGCCGGATATTCCATAATTCCCCATCTGGACATTCCTACCCAGATAGAGGGGCTCAAGGTTCTGCCCAAGGCTATTTTCTCGATAGACATACCCCCCATAATGCCCGTAATGACCGCACTTGTCCTGGCCATACTTACCGGAGTGGCTACAATATGGGGCGACGCTAAAAACATCGAAAAGATTCTCTACGAATTTCAATCGATGGTTCTATCCATCGTCAAGAAGATCGTAATACCGTTGCTTCCCTTTTTCGTAGCCGCCACTTTCGCCCAGATGGCCTATACCGGAAGGCTTACCCAGCAGTTCCCCGTCTTTTTCAAGGTTATACTCATAGTCCTCCTCGGACACTTCATATGGCTGTTCTTTCTCTACGCCCTATCGGGAATGGTCTCTCGCAAAAACCCCTGGGAGGTCATCAAACATTACGGGCCGGTATATCTGACCGCCGTAGGGACCATGTCCAGCGCTGCGACTCTGCCCGTGACTTTGTCCTGCGCCAGAAAATCCAAGGTTCTGCCCCAGGAGGTGACGGACTTCGCCATACCTCTGGGGAGCACCGTCCATCTTTGCGGATCCGTGCTCACCGAGACTTTTTTCTGCATGACCATATCCAAGATGCTGTACGGGACAATGCCGACTCCCGAGACATTGACCTTATTCATCTTGCTTTTCGGTATCTTCGCCGTAGGCGCCCCCGGAGTTCCGGGCGGAACGGTCATGGCTTCGCTGGCCATAGTCCAATCGGTGCTGGGATTCGACGCCGACGGAGTCGGCCTGTTGTTGGGGATCTTCGCCTTACAGGACAGCTTCGGCACGGCCTGCAACATCCTGGGAGACGGCGCCCTGGCTTTGATGCTACGCGGACTGTTTTACGATTCCGACGGCAACGCGAGGAAAAAGGAGCTGAAAAACGAGGAACTGGCTCCCTCGGCGTAG